A portion of the Equus quagga isolate Etosha38 chromosome 17, UCLA_HA_Equagga_1.0, whole genome shotgun sequence genome contains these proteins:
- the LOC124229221 gene encoding double C2-like domain-containing protein gamma isoform X3, giving the protein MAGTAAASRGRPQRPQPDPEPEGDSDDSTALGTLEFTLLFDADNSALHCTAHRAKGLKPPASGSVDTYVKANLLPGTSKASQLRTRTVRGTRDPVWEETLTYHGFTRQDAGRKTLRLCVCEDPRLRRRRRAPPLGELRVPLRKLVPNRARSFDVCLEKRRLTKRPKSLDTARGMSLYEERCTELTSHVAWASPSPSQALEGTADLPDPHLPLQEEVEAEVAGEERGRILLSLCYSSQRGGLLVGVLRCAHLAPMDANGYSDPFVRLFLHPNVGKKSKYKTSVRRKTLNPEFNEEFFYAGPREELAQKTLLVSVWDYDLGTADDFIGGVQLSSRASGEGQQHWSECLGHSDRRLELWHPLDGAPFQLSD; this is encoded by the exons CCACAGCCCGATCCAGAGCCAGAGGGAGACTCAGACGACAGCA CTGCCCTGGGCACCCTCGAGTTCACGCTGCTTTTTGATGCGGACAACAGCGCCCTGCACTGCACGGCTCATCGTGCCAAG GGCCTCAAGCCACCGGCCTCAGGCTCTGTGGACACCTACGTCAAAGCCAACCTCCTTCCGGGGACCAGCAAG gccagccAGCTGCGGACACGCACGGTTCGGGGCACCAGGGACCCTGTCTGGGAGGAGACACTCACCTATCACGGCTTCACCCGCCAGGATGCCGGGCGCAAGACCCTGCG GCTGTGCGTGTGTGAGGACCCCCGGCTGCGGCGACGGCGGCGGGCACCTCCCCTGGGGGAGCTCCGGGTGCCCCTGAGGAAGCTGGTGCCCAACCGAGCCCGCAGCTTCGATGTGTGCCTGGAGAAGCGGAGGCTG ACCAAGAGGCCCAAGAGCCTGGACACGGCCCGTGGCATGTCCTTGTATGAGGAG AGATGCACTGAACTGACCAGTCACGTGGCCTGGGCAAGCCCCTCCCCTTCTCAGGCGCTGGAGGGTACAGCTGACCT GCCTGACCCCCACCTACCCctgcaggaggaggtggaggcagaggtggcCGGGGAGGAACGTGGGCGCATCCTGCTGTCACTGTGCTACAGCTCTCAGCGGGGTGGCCTGCTGGTGGGCGTGCTGCGCTGTGCCCACCTTGCCCCCATGGATGCCAACGGCTACTCGGACCCCTTCGTCCGCCT TTTCCTGCATCCAAACGTGGGCAAAAAATCTAAATACAAGACCAGCGTTCGGAGGAAGACCCTGAACCCCGAGTTCAATGAG GAATTCTTCTACGCAGGCCCAAGGGAGGAGCTGGCCCAGAAGACGCTGCTGGTGTCTGTGTGGGACTACGACCTGGGCACGGCGGACGACTTCATCG GCGGGGTGCAGCTGAGTAGCCGGGCCAGTGGCGAGGGCCAGCAGCACTGGAGTGAGTGCCTGGGCCACAGTGACCGCCGGCTGGAGCTGTGGCACCCGCTCGACGGTGCACCCTTCCAGCTCAGCGACTAG
- the LOC124229221 gene encoding double C2-like domain-containing protein gamma isoform X4, with protein sequence MSEPPWRARRQRAGGGHSGHSPIQSQRETQTTAGLKPPASGSVDTYVKANLLPGTSKASQLRTRTVRGTRDPVWEETLTYHGFTRQDAGRKTLRLCVCEDPRLRRRRRAPPLGELRVPLRKLVPNRARSFDVCLEKRRLTKRPKSLDTARGMSLYEERCTELTSHVAWASPSPSQALEGTADLPDPHLPLQEEVEAEVAGEERGRILLSLCYSSQRGGLLVGVLRCAHLAPMDANGYSDPFVRLFLHPNVGKKSKYKTSVRRKTLNPEFNEEFFYAGPREELAQKTLLVSVWDYDLGTADDFIGGVQLSSRASGEGQQHWSECLGHSDRRLELWHPLDGAPFQLSD encoded by the exons CCACAGCCCGATCCAGAGCCAGAGGGAGACTCAGACGACAGCA GGCCTCAAGCCACCGGCCTCAGGCTCTGTGGACACCTACGTCAAAGCCAACCTCCTTCCGGGGACCAGCAAG gccagccAGCTGCGGACACGCACGGTTCGGGGCACCAGGGACCCTGTCTGGGAGGAGACACTCACCTATCACGGCTTCACCCGCCAGGATGCCGGGCGCAAGACCCTGCG GCTGTGCGTGTGTGAGGACCCCCGGCTGCGGCGACGGCGGCGGGCACCTCCCCTGGGGGAGCTCCGGGTGCCCCTGAGGAAGCTGGTGCCCAACCGAGCCCGCAGCTTCGATGTGTGCCTGGAGAAGCGGAGGCTG ACCAAGAGGCCCAAGAGCCTGGACACGGCCCGTGGCATGTCCTTGTATGAGGAG AGATGCACTGAACTGACCAGTCACGTGGCCTGGGCAAGCCCCTCCCCTTCTCAGGCGCTGGAGGGTACAGCTGACCT GCCTGACCCCCACCTACCCctgcaggaggaggtggaggcagaggtggcCGGGGAGGAACGTGGGCGCATCCTGCTGTCACTGTGCTACAGCTCTCAGCGGGGTGGCCTGCTGGTGGGCGTGCTGCGCTGTGCCCACCTTGCCCCCATGGATGCCAACGGCTACTCGGACCCCTTCGTCCGCCT TTTCCTGCATCCAAACGTGGGCAAAAAATCTAAATACAAGACCAGCGTTCGGAGGAAGACCCTGAACCCCGAGTTCAATGAG GAATTCTTCTACGCAGGCCCAAGGGAGGAGCTGGCCCAGAAGACGCTGCTGGTGTCTGTGTGGGACTACGACCTGGGCACGGCGGACGACTTCATCG GCGGGGTGCAGCTGAGTAGCCGGGCCAGTGGCGAGGGCCAGCAGCACTGGAGTGAGTGCCTGGGCCACAGTGACCGCCGGCTGGAGCTGTGGCACCCGCTCGACGGTGCACCCTTCCAGCTCAGCGACTAG